The DNA sequence ATCGTTCTTGTCGACGAGGGCGTAGAGGCCGGAAGTGTCAACGAAGACCTCACGACCTGCCATAGAGAATCCGATCGATCTCGGCATTCGTCAGCTTGCCACCCGCACCATCGATGGCGAATTCGTCCAGGTTGAGGAGCGGATCCTCTGGTGGCAACCGATGCGTGCGTCGCGGCGCAGGACCAAGTTCTGCGACCGGCTTGCCATCCCGCGCAATCGTGATTCTTTCCCCGCGTTCGGCCCGCGCAACTAGCCGGGAGAGCTGTGTCTTGGCGGCGTGGATATTGACGACCGTTTCGGGCATACGCCGATGTTAGCTAAGCGATGTGGACTAGTCAAGCATCCAACCTCGTTGTGGCGCCATGACTTCTGGTGCGTGCCTTCTTCGTCCTGATGGGCCCGGCCTTGCGCGGCCGCCACACTCAGGGCAGCGCAAACGCGTAGTAGCCTTGAGCTTCCGGCTTGCCGGGCCTGAACATCGCCGGTGTACGAGATCCGCCGCCCTC is a window from the Luteitalea sp. genome containing:
- a CDS encoding type II toxin-antitoxin system prevent-host-death family antitoxin, with amino-acid sequence MPETVVNIHAAKTQLSRLVARAERGERITIARDGKPVAELGPAPRRTHRLPPEDPLLNLDEFAIDGAGGKLTNAEIDRILYGRS